Proteins from a genomic interval of Gloeocapsa sp. DLM2.Bin57:
- a CDS encoding VapC toxin family PIN domain ribonuclease, whose product MLEIFVDTSGWGNLVDQSQPYHQLMVQLYREAKQQKRRLITSNYVLTEVVALLTSPLRIPRPKIISFVNSLKQSPYIDIIHIDKDKDDEAWILLASREDKEWSCAIR is encoded by the coding sequence ATGTTAGAAATCTTTGTTGATACGTCTGGGTGGGGGAATTTAGTTGATCAAAGTCAACCCTATCATCAGTTAATGGTGCAGTTATATCGTGAAGCGAAACAACAAAAAAGACGGTTAATTACCAGCAACTATGTGCTCACTGAGGTAGTGGCTTTATTAACCAGTCCGTTAAGAATCCCTCGTCCTAAAATTATTAGTTTTGTCAATAGTTTAAAACAATCTCCTTATATTGATATTATCCATATTGATAAAGATAAAGATGATGAAGCCTGGATTTTATTGGCTAGTCGGGAGGATAAGGAATGGAGTTGTGCGATTCGTTGA
- a CDS encoding filamentous hemagglutinin N-terminal domain-containing protein: MKTYRTLKIVLILWFKLIVSSGSSAQVIPDSSLPQDSRVIREGNTIIIEGGTKKGSNLFHSLRKFSLRQFETVILNNPAVSENVFLRVTGDSPSFIDGTLRSLGNANLFLLNRNGISFGKNAILEVGGDFMATTASSIIFADGSKFLSLRQSQENNLLSVSRPIGLEMFENSGSIDVNNVGHQLRGFTNPFTSLNLEENPLGLSVSSGNSIIFVGNGVNFEGGIVTAKSGQVEIWSIQNGSLNLLVSNSSYRVTPNNVAEWGNILLNNRSLLDASSFPGGNNNSGDISLYGKTIELNLASVIISQNESAEARGGNIKLFGSDSIVLRGVSPSETAISSNLVISSTLGNGQGGNIEVDTLALSIFDGSRLGTRSYGIGSSGDIRIKAENINLEGVSSLNPFLTSAITSNALSEGSSGSIYIISNNIKITGGAVIGSVTLNQGNGGNVSVTAETIFLRGNSPILAPSSISGTTFNQGRGGNLVLDAEKIYVYDGAAITTSSLGLGDGGDISIKAQELIVSGSNNSVDGRVIVSGISSSVIIPIEFENDFFQLNQISNQPSSGSIRIEADKFYVDRAIISVGNAGFGLGGEIYINANEFFLQGGEVSALSFAGQGGNTSLNLKKLVLNDGALINASAGEQGNGGNVNINGGITILFDESNIIANAIKGNGGNIKISVDGFFASFQSLISASSQFGLDGNVEIDSDISNLRRIFLMPRIALEPAEKMLEESCEVKFFGDRLNRFSLREFPQSNNLINYGDFISLTVIEIPFLMQYIPEDTELQTEETKDLPIPATTIAMMSDGTLVLVNEARLASQNFPQFPKRPDFCRKRDVSK; this comes from the coding sequence ATGAAAACTTATCGAACGCTGAAAATAGTTTTGATTTTATGGTTTAAATTGATTGTTAGCTCGGGAAGCTCAGCTCAAGTAATACCCGACAGTAGTCTTCCCCAAGATTCTAGAGTTATCAGAGAAGGGAATACAATTATTATTGAAGGAGGGACGAAGAAGGGAAGTAATCTTTTCCATAGTTTGAGGAAATTTTCTCTCAGGCAATTTGAGACAGTTATTCTTAATAATCCTGCTGTTTCTGAGAATGTTTTTTTGAGAGTAACAGGAGATTCACCTTCTTTCATTGACGGAACTTTGAGAAGTCTAGGAAATGCTAATCTTTTTTTGCTCAACCGGAATGGCATTTCTTTTGGTAAAAATGCAATTTTAGAGGTTGGAGGAGATTTTATGGCTACAACAGCTTCAAGTATAATTTTTGCCGATGGAAGTAAATTTCTTTCTCTAAGACAGAGTCAAGAGAATAATTTGCTATCTGTCAGTAGGCCCATAGGTCTAGAAATGTTTGAGAATAGTGGAAGCATCGACGTTAATAATGTAGGACATCAGTTAAGAGGTTTTACTAATCCTTTTACATCTCTTAATTTAGAAGAAAATCCACTCGGTTTGAGCGTTTCATCTGGTAACAGCATTATTTTTGTTGGTAACGGGGTCAATTTTGAAGGAGGTATAGTTACTGCCAAATCTGGTCAAGTAGAAATTTGGAGTATCCAAAATGGTTCTTTAAATTTGTTGGTTTCTAATTCTTCTTATAGGGTCACTCCTAACAACGTTGCCGAATGGGGAAATATTCTTTTGAATAATCGTTCACTACTTGATGCTAGTTCTTTTCCTGGTGGAAATAATAATTCTGGTGATATTTCTCTTTATGGTAAAACTATTGAGCTAAATTTAGCTTCCGTAATCATCAGTCAGAATGAAAGTGCCGAAGCAAGAGGTGGAAACATAAAACTATTTGGAAGTGATTCGATAGTGCTTAGGGGAGTTTCTCCGTCAGAAACTGCAATATCATCAAATTTGGTTATCTCCTCGACTTTAGGTAATGGTCAGGGTGGAAACATAGAAGTTGATACCCTCGCTTTGTCTATTTTTGATGGTTCGAGGTTGGGGACTAGAAGCTATGGAATAGGTTCTAGTGGTGATATTCGTATCAAGGCTGAGAATATTAATTTGGAAGGTGTTTCTTCACTAAATCCTTTTCTGACAAGTGCTATAACTTCCAATGCTCTATCAGAAGGTAGTTCTGGTTCTATATATATAATTAGTAATAATATTAAGATTACTGGGGGAGCTGTAATTGGTTCGGTAACTCTTAATCAGGGAAACGGTGGCAATGTTAGCGTCACGGCAGAAACTATATTTCTTAGAGGAAATAGTCCAATTTTAGCACCTAGCTCTATTTCAGGAACAACTTTTAATCAAGGAAGAGGTGGTAACTTAGTTCTTGATGCCGAAAAAATTTACGTATATGATGGAGCTGCCATAACAACTTCTTCTCTAGGTTTAGGTGATGGTGGGGATATTAGTATTAAAGCACAAGAGCTTATAGTTAGTGGTTCTAATAATTCTGTAGATGGTAGAGTGATTGTTAGTGGGATTAGTTCTTCAGTTATTATCCCCATTGAGTTTGAGAATGATTTTTTTCAACTTAATCAGATTAGCAATCAACCTTCATCAGGCTCTATCCGAATTGAAGCAGATAAGTTTTATGTAGATAGAGCGATTATTAGCGTAGGTAATGCAGGTTTTGGTCTAGGTGGTGAGATATATATAAATGCAAATGAGTTTTTTTTGCAAGGCGGAGAGGTTAGCGCTCTATCTTTTGCAGGTCAAGGAGGTAATACATCTCTAAATCTAAAAAAATTAGTTTTGAATGATGGAGCGTTAATTAATGCTTCTGCAGGCGAACAAGGTAATGGTGGTAATGTGAATATTAATGGAGGAATAACGATTTTGTTTGATGAAAGTAATATAATTGCTAATGCTATTAAAGGTAATGGTGGTAATATAAAAATTTCGGTAGATGGTTTTTTTGCTTCTTTTCAGAGCCTTATTAGTGCTTCATCTCAGTTTGGTCTTGATGGAAATGTTGAGATTGATAGTGATATCAGTAATCTGCGACGTATCTTTTTGATGCCTCGTATTGCACTAGAACCTGCTGAAAAAATGTTAGAAGAATCTTGTGAAGTTAAATTTTTTGGGGATCGGCTCAACCGTTTTTCTTTGAGGGAATTTCCTCAATCAAATAATCTTATTAATTACGGTGATTTTATAAGTTTAACCGTGATTGAGATCCCTTTTCTGATGCAATATATTCCTGAAGATACTGAGTTACAAACTGAGGAAACAAAAGATTTACCTATTCCGGCAACAACTATCGCTATGATGTCAGATGGTACATTAGTTCTGGTAAATGAAGCTAGATTGGCTAGCCAAAATTTTCCTCAATTCCCTAAAAGACCTGATTTCTGTAGGAAGAGGGACGTTTCTAAATGA
- a CDS encoding DUF3598 family protein, which translates to MVSIYFDWEVVNKFLFMDKLSREENWKSFCTHHAVGDWHGIFLKYSSEGELVEESRIIRSFYHIPEINQIIHHNHYIYPNGQSKSVTFRNLNQDNCKAIYLEGSFTWGNERFVSGTPMGSEIGFKQADKRVSASFIYADDGQIKAVYLIIEKLTEIDSASFPVAVAIESFDSNLEKRWSTIQIVNSDWEYHERKMLFQQIRHRQESDLEMLTINNNNIRLSCPKLIREDSSFSQELEWFEPSICLTGIRTYSQGCFEKFELRTFRLEE; encoded by the coding sequence ATGGTCAGCATTTATTTTGATTGGGAAGTGGTAAATAAATTTTTGTTTATGGATAAATTAAGCAGAGAAGAAAATTGGAAGAGTTTCTGCACTCATCATGCTGTAGGAGACTGGCACGGTATTTTTTTGAAATATTCAAGTGAAGGTGAATTAGTCGAAGAGTCACGGATCATCCGAAGTTTTTATCATATTCCTGAAATCAACCAAATAATTCATCACAACCATTACATCTATCCAAATGGTCAGTCTAAATCTGTTACTTTTAGAAACTTGAATCAGGATAATTGCAAAGCTATTTACCTTGAAGGTAGTTTTACTTGGGGTAACGAGAGGTTTGTTAGTGGTACGCCTATGGGTAGTGAAATTGGTTTTAAACAAGCAGATAAAAGGGTTAGTGCTTCTTTTATTTATGCAGATGATGGACAGATAAAAGCTGTATATCTTATTATCGAAAAGCTCACGGAGATTGATTCAGCATCTTTTCCCGTTGCTGTAGCAATTGAGAGTTTTGATAGCAACTTAGAAAAAAGATGGTCAACTATCCAAATTGTTAATTCAGACTGGGAATATCATGAAAGAAAAATGCTCTTTCAACAGATTAGGCATAGGCAAGAGTCTGATTTAGAAATGTTGACTATAAATAACAATAATATTCGCTTGAGTTGTCCTAAGTTAATTAGAGAAGATAGTAGTTTTTCTCAGGAGTTAGAGTGGTTTGAACCTTCAATTTGCTTAACGGGAATTAGAACCTATAGTCAAGGATGTTTTGAGAAATTTGAACTGAGAACATTTAGATTAGAAGAGTGA
- a CDS encoding CHAT domain-containing protein has protein sequence MIFQKEIAKKLLIIIIFWLSATQAQASTQTLQKLWQQGDYINIINILEAEINNTEYDENQLADIYVYLSASYAELGRYSEAHDNLVRALAIYRKKGEKLKEAAVLTDLSQINLMLAKNQIAFNQSELALSLLEEKNHLNIEIKAHLIKGKALLLMRNYEAAFESYREAFLLGELLANPNVKAKVYLNFSEAHLVYSQALLSDADYLESEGFREEAEKYRELSRHEFEKAREQIVEANKFSDSLDNLLIAQIQLHMLEIIPELANWELAVTTISAIPDSVKKAELLRRLFEFSNSDNLFLEWAKTVSQNIGDTYSLALTLLVQSERAFSDEDFLNALELIQKAISLASETLAEDILYQAWFRAAELNRVLGKNEQAQLNYRRALTSLQSLRGKTRDSKFFQLDYEKEIEPIYRGYLHFLLSYPTENNLTEAVQVFELMQLSDLESFFGDRCFEEHLDNYQPSEVLLETNSVALYAISTESTLHILLITADGVIHHHTVAIGSQSLDEILVKWRYNLEDYATDRYLETSWWLYEKMIQPLEETLAQINPSAIVFIGDRFFRNVPLDALHNGEKFLIEKYPLVTTLGLQLTDFRELEQPKRALIFALTVERPPFSQLEFAQFEANQVAVIIPGAKKFLDKDFTRDKLASELAKWRNLSTVHLITHGNFGGTLERTFLQTYDNSISIMELEDLMTEGKLSVNLLVLSGCQTATGNSRSILGLAGVTVRGNVQSVVGSLWFVNDQETARLMEYFYQNLYGGIMSKAEALQQAKVELMQLSSHPKGWSAFILIGKW, from the coding sequence ATGATTTTTCAAAAAGAAATTGCCAAAAAGCTTTTGATTATAATAATTTTTTGGTTGAGTGCTACTCAAGCTCAGGCTTCGACTCAAACCTTACAAAAACTTTGGCAGCAAGGCGACTATATTAATATTATTAACATTTTAGAAGCCGAAATTAATAATACTGAATATGACGAAAATCAATTAGCAGATATTTATGTTTATCTTTCAGCTAGCTACGCTGAATTGGGAAGATATAGTGAAGCTCATGATAATCTAGTTCGAGCATTAGCTATATATCGAAAGAAAGGAGAAAAGTTAAAAGAAGCAGCTGTTTTGACTGATTTGAGTCAGATAAACTTGATGTTAGCCAAAAATCAAATAGCTTTCAACCAAAGTGAATTGGCGTTATCTTTGCTAGAAGAAAAAAATCATTTAAATATCGAAATAAAAGCTCACCTTATTAAAGGAAAAGCTTTACTTTTAATGCGTAATTATGAAGCAGCTTTTGAGTCTTATAGGGAAGCTTTTTTGTTAGGGGAACTTTTGGCTAATCCAAATGTTAAAGCGAAGGTATATCTTAATTTCAGTGAAGCTCATTTAGTATATTCTCAAGCTTTGCTTTCTGATGCTGATTATTTGGAGTCAGAAGGTTTTAGAGAGGAGGCGGAAAAATATCGAGAATTATCTAGACATGAATTTGAAAAAGCCAGAGAGCAAATTGTCGAAGCCAATAAATTCTCAGATAGTCTAGACAATTTATTAATAGCTCAAATTCAGTTACATATGTTGGAAATTATTCCAGAATTAGCTAACTGGGAATTAGCAGTTACCACAATATCGGCAATTCCTGATTCAGTAAAAAAAGCAGAATTACTCCGAAGATTGTTTGAATTCAGTAATTCTGATAATCTTTTTTTAGAGTGGGCAAAAACAGTGTCTCAAAACATAGGAGATACCTATAGTTTAGCACTAACTCTATTAGTTCAGAGTGAGAGGGCATTTTCTGATGAGGATTTCCTAAATGCTTTGGAATTAATCCAAAAGGCTATCTCTTTAGCTAGTGAAACCCTTGCTGAAGATATTCTTTATCAAGCATGGTTTAGAGCAGCTGAGTTAAACAGAGTTTTAGGAAAAAATGAGCAAGCGCAGCTAAACTATCGCAGAGCCTTAACTTCTCTTCAAAGTTTGCGAGGGAAGACAAGGGATTCTAAATTTTTTCAGCTTGACTATGAAAAAGAGATAGAACCAATATATCGTGGTTATTTACATTTCCTGCTTTCTTACCCCACAGAAAATAATTTAACAGAAGCAGTACAAGTGTTTGAGTTAATGCAATTGAGTGACTTAGAGAGTTTTTTTGGAGATCGCTGTTTTGAGGAGCATCTTGATAATTATCAACCTTCAGAAGTTCTTTTAGAGACAAATTCAGTAGCGCTTTATGCTATTTCCACGGAATCAACCCTGCATATTTTGTTAATTACCGCTGATGGAGTAATTCATCATCATACAGTAGCAATTGGTTCTCAATCCTTAGATGAAATACTAGTAAAATGGAGATATAACCTAGAAGACTATGCTACAGACCGCTATCTAGAAACATCTTGGTGGCTCTATGAAAAAATGATTCAACCTTTGGAGGAAACCCTAGCTCAAATCAATCCTTCTGCAATAGTATTTATAGGAGATCGCTTTTTTCGTAATGTTCCTCTAGATGCGCTGCACAATGGAGAGAAATTTTTAATAGAAAAATATCCGCTCGTAACTACCCTTGGTTTGCAATTGACTGATTTTAGAGAATTGGAGCAGCCAAAGCGTGCCTTAATCTTTGCACTAACTGTAGAAAGACCCCCTTTTAGTCAATTAGAGTTTGCTCAGTTTGAGGCAAATCAGGTTGCTGTTATAATTCCTGGGGCTAAAAAATTTTTAGATAAAGATTTTACAAGAGATAAATTAGCGAGTGAGCTAGCCAAATGGAGAAATTTGTCAACGGTTCATCTAATTACTCACGGTAATTTTGGCGGAACTTTAGAAAGAACTTTTTTACAAACCTATGATAATAGTATTTCGATAATGGAACTAGAGGATTTGATGACAGAAGGTAAGCTAAGTGTTAATTTATTAGTATTAAGTGGTTGTCAGACTGCTACTGGAAATTCTCGCTCAATTTTAGGTTTGGCAGGAGTAACTGTTAGAGGAAATGTTCAAAGTGTAGTAGGTAGTTTATGGTTTGTCAATGATCAAGAAACAGCTAGGTTAATGGAATACTTTTATCAAAACCTTTATGGAGGTATAATGAGCAAAGCTGAAGCACTACAACAAGCTAAGGTAGAGCTAATGCAGTTATCGTCCCACCCTAAAGGATGGTCAGCATTTATTTTGATTGGGAAGTGGTAA
- a CDS encoding DUF928 domain-containing protein — MRFNNFWLEVCLIGFIAVISLNLKAIYASSERNQNENRTVHQQPRYYHNIQRREPNRTVTSGAVRGQCPGNNKRIFLQILAPDDHLGLTAQTHPTFFWYLNLEENQSRTIKFTLVEVGRTEPIFEQIFIADGSPSLKLMQFTLPDTVEPLKINQTYRWTVTVVCNLQRPSSNYFSSTMFKVISKRNQSFNYSLETNAILSARQGIWYDSLYYAYSSGNSQLFAQLLKEVNIFLFTE, encoded by the coding sequence ATGAGATTTAATAATTTCTGGCTCGAAGTTTGTCTGATAGGATTTATAGCTGTTATTTCTCTCAATCTTAAGGCTATCTACGCATCTTCAGAGCGCAACCAAAACGAGAATCGGACTGTTCATCAACAACCTAGATATTATCATAACATCCAAAGGAGAGAACCAAATAGAACAGTAACTTCTGGAGCAGTAAGAGGTCAATGTCCTGGAAATAATAAGAGAATTTTTCTACAGATTCTCGCTCCTGATGACCACTTAGGTTTAACAGCTCAAACCCATCCTACCTTTTTTTGGTATCTAAATCTAGAAGAAAATCAATCTCGTACTATCAAGTTTACTTTAGTTGAAGTGGGAAGGACTGAACCTATTTTCGAGCAAATTTTTATCGCTGATGGGTCTCCATCTTTGAAGTTGATGCAATTTACTTTACCTGATACGGTTGAACCTTTAAAAATTAACCAGACTTACAGATGGACGGTTACTGTTGTGTGCAATCTACAAAGACCATCCTCTAATTATTTCAGCTCTACTATGTTTAAAGTAATAAGTAAGAGAAATCAATCTTTTAATTATTCCTTAGAAACCAATGCGATCTTGTCAGCTAGACAAGGGATTTGGTATGATTCTCTGTATTATGCTTACTCTAGTGGTAACTCACAGCTATTTGCTCAACTCTTAAAAGAAGTTAATATTTTTTTATTTACAGAATAA
- a CDS encoding CHASE2 domain-containing protein, whose protein sequence is MCLLICLARVLGLLQYLELKTYDIYLQNLPNESKDPRITIVAINESQIQRRQKVSISDATLAQAIRNISSNQPRVLGIDLHRDIPIPPGTEELAQVLKETPEIIGISLMAGSEKIPPHPILAEEERYADSGVIIDSDGVVRRTILFPLPTTSPNIPSLGLALAIKYLEKENIQPQPSSSGWMQIGQQEYPPFNQNHGGYVKAEDGFYQMLLPWRRPPQNFETLLLQDILDNNYDSSLIKDRIVLIGSTAHSLKDTFQTPFSFSLTRDFPEQVFGVHIHANTASAILANALEGRPLVWFLSEPLEYIWISLWCLLPLTILKININNKNLSIPVCLFFQGIILSLFLIGIAYIAFLKGGWLPVVPGVIGIWFNSVLLGNGLYINKLQKTNQELESIVAKRTDKLSFMLKKLTQMQEQMIIQEKTAYLGLLTAGVAHELRNPIFLCKNYLKLLEKHSTTLMKIFNGIFEQPFGEEDPTQFFETYNLCVENIELTIRQIQVAEDIIKNIVPLKNEPTLVQIDLNAAVTTCANLVSKSFQDSETEEKECNFTINYQLEKNLPTFLGNRTEIAQVIINLTENAIHAVCERAKVQPFPPPVIIFATRSLGKWVELSIIDNGIGISPQIKERLFEPFFTTKQTRKGLGLGLPLCQMIVTKHQGEITASSSNNITEFKIKFPLSQNQSR, encoded by the coding sequence ATGTGCTTGCTCATCTGTTTAGCAAGAGTCTTAGGTCTGCTCCAGTATCTTGAACTAAAAACTTACGATATTTACCTACAAAATTTACCAAATGAGTCAAAAGACCCTAGAATAACCATTGTTGCTATTAATGAAAGCCAAATCCAGAGAAGACAAAAAGTTTCAATTAGTGATGCCACACTAGCTCAAGCAATTCGCAATATTAGTTCTAACCAACCTAGGGTACTTGGGATTGATCTACACCGAGATATACCTATACCTCCTGGAACAGAAGAACTTGCTCAAGTACTTAAAGAAACTCCAGAGATTATTGGTATTTCCCTAATGGCAGGTTCAGAAAAAATCCCACCCCATCCTATTTTAGCAGAAGAAGAAAGATATGCCGATAGTGGAGTAATTATTGATAGCGATGGGGTAGTTAGACGTACCATTCTCTTTCCTTTACCCACAACTTCACCAAATATACCTAGTCTAGGATTAGCTCTGGCAATTAAATACCTAGAAAAAGAAAATATTCAACCTCAACCGTCTTCATCAGGTTGGATGCAAATAGGTCAACAAGAATATCCTCCCTTTAATCAAAATCATGGAGGTTATGTTAAAGCTGAAGACGGTTTTTACCAGATGCTGCTACCCTGGCGCAGACCTCCCCAAAACTTTGAAACTCTATTGCTACAAGATATTCTAGATAATAATTATGATTCTTCTCTTATCAAAGATAGAATTGTCCTCATTGGCTCTACTGCTCACAGTTTGAAAGATACTTTTCAAACTCCTTTTAGCTTCTCCTTAACACGAGACTTCCCCGAACAGGTTTTTGGAGTTCATATTCATGCCAACACTGCTTCAGCTATCCTGGCTAACGCTTTAGAGGGAAGACCTTTAGTCTGGTTTCTCTCTGAACCTTTAGAATACATCTGGATCTCCTTGTGGTGTCTATTACCTCTTACTATACTTAAAATCAACATAAATAATAAAAATTTGTCAATTCCTGTCTGTCTTTTCTTTCAAGGGATAATTCTTAGTTTATTTTTAATAGGGATCGCCTATATAGCTTTTCTCAAAGGTGGTTGGTTGCCCGTAGTACCTGGTGTCATAGGTATTTGGTTTAATTCAGTACTCTTAGGTAACGGACTCTACATCAATAAGCTTCAAAAAACTAACCAGGAACTTGAATCTATCGTGGCTAAACGCACCGATAAGCTAAGCTTCATGTTAAAAAAGCTAACCCAAATGCAGGAACAAATGATTATCCAAGAAAAAACAGCCTACCTTGGTTTGTTAACAGCAGGTGTAGCTCACGAACTGCGCAACCCTATTTTTCTCTGCAAAAACTACCTTAAGCTATTAGAAAAACACTCTACAACCCTAATGAAAATTTTCAACGGAATCTTCGAGCAACCTTTTGGTGAAGAAGATCCTACTCAATTTTTTGAAACATATAATCTTTGCGTAGAGAATATTGAATTAACAATACGCCAAATTCAGGTAGCTGAGGATATCATTAAAAACATCGTTCCCCTTAAAAATGAACCGACTTTAGTACAAATAGACCTGAATGCTGCTGTGACCACCTGTGCTAATTTAGTCTCTAAAAGTTTTCAAGATTCCGAAACTGAGGAAAAAGAATGCAACTTTACTATAAATTATCAACTTGAAAAAAACTTGCCCACTTTTTTAGGAAACAGAACAGAAATTGCACAAGTAATCATCAACTTGACAGAAAACGCTATTCACGCTGTTTGCGAAAGGGCTAAAGTTCAACCTTTTCCACCACCTGTAATCATCTTCGCCACTCGCTCTCTTGGTAAATGGGTGGAACTTAGTATTATTGACAATGGGATCGGTATTTCCCCTCAAATTAAAGAACGCTTATTTGAACCTTTTTTCACCACTAAACAAACGCGAAAAGGTTTAGGTTTGGGATTACCATTGTGTCAGATGATCGTCACTAAGCACCAGGGTGAAATAACTGCTTCTAGCTCTAATAATATTACTGAATTTAAAATCAAATTTCCTTTATCTCAAAATCAAAGTCGGTAA